One segment of Candidatus Obscuribacterales bacterium DNA contains the following:
- a CDS encoding AarF/ABC1/UbiB kinase family protein, with amino-acid sequence MQTVPSPSHHSEPTLQTVTVESQPVVDPPRHPRPSRGTLPPELADVIASDALDEAIRYNPEAIANYYRGRPVMVFRRIIAIILPFLSFGLGVWWDRWTGRVKAGQAQRAKQLRILLTQLGPAYIKVGQALSTRPDLVPPSYLEELTQLQDQLPPFPNEIAFRFIEEELGDRPEQIYAEFSDHPVAAASLGQVYKARLKTGEQVAVKVQRPGLAQRITLDLYILRQLADWTTRMVKAVRSDLVGIMDEFGARIFEEMDYTQEGHNAERFASLYGHIQDIYVPKIYWPYTQRRVLTMEWINGTKLTQIAELKSQGIDAAYLVEVGVQCSLRQLLEHGFFHADPHPGNLFATPEGKLAYLDFGMMSEVKPYQRYGLIEAVVHLVNRDFEGLAQDYIKLEFLSEDTDLTPIIPAFADVFNDALSASVAEMNFKSITDQLSGLMYEYPFRVPAYYALIIRSLVTLEGIAINIDPNFKVLSKAYPYVARRLLTDQSPELRSSLQDLLFKDGDFRWNRLENLLRNAQDSQDYDLNQVLDQTVTFLFSDRGTFIRDRISAEIVNALDAAGRNAVHRATHWLQVRTGLPLGADAADGAPAQSNLEPLGRILNLLKETPGFDPMTLASMAAKLVVRPELHHMGQQIATELTQRSLARLIRELMQESEESTPLRSPQPYAKQRSLPAARR; translated from the coding sequence ATGCAGACCGTTCCCTCTCCCTCCCATCATTCAGAGCCCACCCTGCAAACGGTGACGGTTGAAAGTCAGCCGGTTGTGGATCCACCACGCCACCCCCGGCCGTCGAGAGGAACGCTGCCTCCGGAGCTAGCGGATGTGATTGCATCCGATGCCCTCGATGAAGCCATTCGCTACAACCCAGAGGCGATCGCCAACTATTATCGGGGTCGTCCTGTGATGGTGTTTCGGCGGATCATCGCCATCATTCTGCCGTTTTTGTCCTTTGGTTTGGGAGTTTGGTGGGATCGTTGGACTGGACGGGTTAAAGCTGGGCAGGCGCAACGGGCTAAACAACTGCGTATTTTGCTCACCCAGTTGGGGCCCGCCTACATCAAAGTAGGACAAGCGCTATCGACCCGGCCTGACTTGGTGCCGCCGTCGTACCTAGAAGAATTGACCCAACTGCAGGATCAACTGCCGCCCTTTCCCAATGAAATCGCATTTCGCTTCATTGAGGAAGAATTGGGCGATCGCCCTGAGCAGATCTATGCAGAATTTTCCGATCATCCCGTGGCGGCGGCGTCCTTGGGTCAGGTTTACAAGGCGCGGTTGAAAACGGGGGAGCAGGTGGCCGTCAAGGTGCAGCGTCCTGGCTTAGCCCAGCGCATCACGCTGGATTTGTATATCCTACGCCAACTGGCTGACTGGACGACCCGCATGGTGAAAGCGGTGCGCAGCGATTTGGTTGGCATCATGGATGAGTTTGGGGCGCGCATCTTTGAAGAGATGGACTATACCCAAGAGGGGCACAATGCCGAGCGCTTCGCCTCGCTCTATGGTCACATCCAGGATATTTACGTCCCGAAAATCTACTGGCCCTACACCCAGCGGCGGGTGCTGACTATGGAATGGATTAACGGCACCAAGCTCACCCAGATTGCCGAGCTGAAATCCCAGGGAATTGACGCGGCTTACTTGGTGGAAGTGGGGGTGCAGTGTTCGTTGCGGCAGTTGCTGGAGCATGGCTTTTTCCATGCCGATCCCCATCCGGGTAACCTGTTTGCCACTCCTGAGGGCAAGCTGGCTTACCTCGACTTTGGCATGATGAGTGAGGTGAAACCCTACCAGCGCTATGGTTTGATTGAGGCGGTGGTGCATTTGGTGAACCGCGACTTTGAAGGATTGGCCCAGGACTACATTAAGCTGGAATTTCTATCGGAAGACACGGATCTAACGCCGATTATTCCTGCCTTTGCCGATGTCTTCAACGATGCTCTCAGCGCCAGTGTGGCGGAGATGAACTTCAAGAGCATCACCGATCAGCTTTCGGGGTTGATGTATGAATATCCCTTCCGGGTACCCGCCTACTACGCGCTGATCATTCGGTCCTTGGTGACCCTAGAGGGGATTGCCATTAATATTGACCCGAATTTCAAGGTGCTCAGCAAGGCCTATCCCTACGTGGCTAGACGGCTGCTCACGGATCAATCCCCTGAGTTGCGATCGTCGCTGCAGGATCTACTGTTCAAAGACGGTGATTTTCGCTGGAATCGCTTAGAAAATCTGCTGCGCAATGCCCAGGATAGCCAAGACTATGATCTCAACCAGGTTTTAGATCAAACAGTGACGTTCCTGTTCTCCGATCGCGGCACCTTCATTCGCGATCGCATCTCGGCTGAAATTGTCAACGCCCTAGATGCGGCTGGACGCAATGCTGTACACCGAGCCACCCATTGGCTGCAGGTGCGCACAGGTCTACCCTTGGGTGCAGATGCTGCGGATGGTGCGCCAGCCCAAAGCAACCTAGAGCCCTTAGGTCGCATCCTCAACCTGCTCAAGGAGACCCCAGGCTTTGATCCCATGACGCTGGCGTCGATGGCAGCCAAGCTGGTCGTCAGACCAGAACTGCATCACATGGGTCAGCAGATTGCCACGGAACTCACCCAGCGATCGCTGGCCCGTCTCATTCGCGAACTGATGCAGGAGTCTGAGGAGTCTACGCCGCTGCGATCGCCCCAGCCCTATGCCAAACAGCGATCGCTGCCTGCTGCCCGTCGTTAA